In the genome of Arachis hypogaea cultivar Tifrunner chromosome 9, arahy.Tifrunner.gnm2.J5K5, whole genome shotgun sequence, the window TGACCAGATTCGGGAGGTGTGTTGATCTTAGTTTCTTTATGTCATATGCTGTCACCTTGCAGGATTCCAATGTCAGAGACCTCAAGTTCTTCAGTGTTCTCAAATGCTGCAGACCAGAGTTGGTGATGCGAGAATTTGAAACATTCAAAGAGATTAATCGAGTAAGCCTGAAATTTGAGTGCACAAACATTGAGCAACGAAATAATACCACCAGAGTCTGCATATTTCACAACACCTCAAAATACATCACGCTCAATTTGTATCTATCCAAGCccactctattattattattgctgttGTCGTCgtctattataaaatttataattctataCAATTCATAATGGGGAAAAGGGATGATTTGGTACACAAATTTTGTTCCTAAAATGCCTTCCATAATGTAGAAACATAATTTGtgctatttttaaaattcaaacccgcaacctcttaattgtaGTGCCAGGCATTTACCATCTTGTTTGTTAATATTACACATTTAATAAAAAGAAAGGAGGTTAGTGCAATAGTGCATATTAAcacactaattttttattattactattattatttctTCATGCTAGTATTTACGCAAAGTGGAAAACAAAGGGGAAAAAATGCAGTCATGGGTTTCTGTAGGCAATGGCACTGCATACCTGAAATTGATTCCAGGCTTTTGTCCGTAAGGTTGCAGTTTTGTGATAAGTTTAGGCACATAAGACAAGAAAGCGCTCTAATATTTTTCACACCGGCATCAGTCAATCCTCCACCACATATCTCCAAGGACCTCAGGTTCTTAAATTCTGCAATACAATACAGTTGAGCAAAATGGTAAACTTCGAGTACAACCAAAATGGAATCAAACAGAAGAAGCAAAAGATTTAATACTAGCATAGAAGTCTATACAATATATATTAGggaactaaaactaaaattgtataTGGAGCTTGTTAGAAAGAGGCATCTCAAATTTGTAGTTATATCAGCCCCGAAAGTGCATCATCCTTTCCAAGCTAGAAACAAGAGAGACGGAGAAAGAGGTTCGAGCTCCACATCTAACTGATATCAACTGATCTGATCAAACTGATGTCCTATAGGACATGCTCTCGTAATTAAGATTTAAGACAAACATTTCCTACTTAAATTTCACAGAATCCAAGTTCACAAGTTCATGCAATTTAACTGTAACAATTAAAACTAACAGAGAGAAAACAATTACAGGACCATATATCAACTGAGAGTCATATTCAACTTCCAGTCATGTGAAAACTAAAAATCCAGAGAACTTAAAACATATTTAAGTGACATTAGACATACTTCTCAATAATTTGTTCCATAATCTGTGATTCGTGCACCAAATAAATCAAGGTCAGTAAGCCCAGTCAAACCTGCATCAGTAAAGTGAGAACTATGGATGCTGCAACATTAAGCTTAGAAGATCATGAAACAAAGTACTCTAAGGACTTGTTTGGACGATCTTCtctaaaaagatcttttttaaaagGAACTTCTGAAGAAGTGAAAATTGTTTTATTTTGGATGTAgactatctttttaaattttttttatgttaggatGAATATTAAAAGATCTTATTTTACCCTTGAACATATTTTTTCATATTatagaaaatatcttttttcagaaaatgaaaattataacttctcaaaaacatatctttttttttgttttacctttttCTAGTGATTGTACttgtatcaaaaatattttcccacacacaaataaaaatttaaaaagatgtttttttaatAATGGCTCCAAAACAAGCACTAAAGCTCAATGAGTGGGGAAAAAAAAGTAAGgattggatcctctaaagtttgaatttcactttagagagtaaagtgtgatctctcaccattgatttcatgggtgggaccaagaataaatataaaagagaaactattcaaaggtagaagatcacactttattctctaaagtaaTAGCAAATCAATTAGATAGAAGAGAATAGGAGTTTGCAGAAATAGAATTATTCCTTTGAATTGTAGTACATCCATATCAACACATACTTGTAAGAGCTGCCAGTCCAGCATCAGTAATTTGGTGAGCATCCAAATTAAGTGACTTAAGAGATGTGAGTCCACACAGTTTCCTTAAACCACTATCACTAACCACAGTGAATGACAGATTTATTTTCTCCAGGCCAGACAATCCTAAGAGAAATTGAATATATAATGATATAATAAAAAACTGTTAAGAGTCTGCGGCAATGATAATCACAGAACATTGGGGAATAAAGGTTCCCCTCCAAAAAAGCAAAGCAAAAAACAAGATTCATCTATAAAGCATAGCTTTCAATTATACATTATAGTATTTAACATGAAGGAGCGAGCTATTACACAACTGCATTTCGTGTATAACTGTACAATATTGTGTAGAGTTTTCATATCAGATAACCTGTATTAATGTTGTAATTTACACGTACATTAGTATCAGCCATTAATTGCCAATTATTAGGTAATAATTACTTTATTATACAAGAAAATCCCACATGCTGTAATACATATTTATCAACTGAAATAAAGTTCAGTTTTTCCTCAATTTCCCCCCTCCCAGTCATTAAAATGGAGAAAGGAAGGATGAAGCTAATTTTGTAAGGAGGAATACAATGAAAACACAATTACATATGTAGAGAATAGGTCCTACATGCCCTCAACAACTtgatatatgagaaaaaaaatttgttagtCTCTCTGAAAACATGTTGAGATATCAAAACTGACATCATTACAAATACAAGCAGTTATTTCCACCAAAAAGCACACACATAGAACAAGTGAAGTAATAAGGAACTAGCATATCTAACCTGACAAATGGTGTAACCCAGTATCTCCAACTTCTGTATCAGACAATACCAAGCACTTCAGTTGCCTATGGCCTAAAAAGCATAGGCCAAAAAAGTCGGTCATATTTTCCCTTGGACAGTGGCATTTCCAATGACAAATCACATGTAACACATCATTCTTTGAGTTTAATATTGGACACATTTATGCCACGAGAGGAAAGAGCAGCTActtatttttcactttcttttcccAAAATTTGTTGCAACATTTTTATTTTCATCCAGAAACAAACAAAATATTCAAGAACCTACCTGCCAAGTTGATCAACCCTTCATCACCAATCCTACATGAATCAAGGTTCAAGCTCTCCAACTTTGTCAATACTGCTAAGGAAAAAAAACTCCGTAATAAATCTTTTGAACTTTGATTGTTAAATACttctattttcatttattttcattcCTATATTTTTGAAATCTAATTGATAATTTGGAAGTGTTGACTGCTGAGTTGGACTGCCACATACGatgacaacaataacaataaaacatTGTCCCAAGCAGTCAGTTAGGTGGATCAAATGAATCGCCACTACATCCCGTCATAAATCATATACGAACTTAGCCTATTTATACTTGGATCTCGTGACATAAAATTtacaggaaaaaaaaaagtagttctGGACTATTGCGGGCATTGAACATTTCTCATTAAATTATTATATCGAATCATGGAATCACAGAAAGTTAGACCAAAAACCGTGTTTTCTGCAATGGGttatgtgagagagagagagagagagagagagagagagagagagagcaggtCCATATTTTTCTCACCTTTCAAGTGTGCTAAACATGCATCAGTAATGTCATTAAATCCCAAGTTGAGTACTTTCAAATTTTCCAGCCCtgcaaaagttaaaataaaaagttttctacGGCTGCCTTGTCCACAATAATTCTTATGGTACAAGAAATTTGAAACAGATGagcatattttaaaatatataattatcaaacAAAAATAGCAGATAGACAAGTCCCAACAGCTTACGTGAAAACTTTTCACAGCCGTCATCGGTAATATTGCATCTATTAAGATTCAAGTTTGACAAGAGAGGAAGATCTGGCAAGAAACAACAAGGACACATTAATctaaaatatatactaataaaCATGATGGAAAACATTTTACAGCAGCAGTACACCGACAAATCTGCATCTCTGAAGTTTTAATATAGAGCTGAGCTAACAGAAGGGTTTATTATTTGCTTGGAATGTGAGGTGCAGAAGTATCATTTTGGAGGGTGATGCAGAGTTTTCCGGAGAGAGAAGACAAGaattcaaccattctcacaatggCATCACAGCAGGATATCCTTAAATATGCTGGCTGGTTTATAGGTTTAGTAGTTGTATAGTTGTATAGTTGTATCGTTTCTAGGGAATATAATAAAGTGGCCAATTTTCTAGATCAGCAACATAATAAGCATAAAAGTATATCAAGCAATTAAACCTGCAAGAGAATCCAAGCATGCAGCTGTTACAAGGCACCCTTCCAAGTTTAGTAAGGAAAGCTTTTGCAATCCTGAAATGAACCAGGACATCATCGAAAATTAATGAAGCATAGATAATTATGAAATACTGAAACTCAAGAATTCTGTTCAAACTGGCAAGCTGAGATGCTAGTATTGTATATCGGTTTATAGTTCACACTGCAACATGTCTACTGACTAACATAAACAATATCAACTTCAGAAATTACAACGACAAATGGAAAAACAAAGAGACTTTCCAAGAATGATTTATACAACTGAAGTCTACATCAAAGAAATGAAGCACAAGGAAGATTGGATATATAACTGAAATTTTTCCCCAGAAAAGACAAACTGATTAGTTGATAGCTGCATTCAGAATTATAACCATATATTCAcataaaaacagaaaacaaagaaaaatccatggaagaagatgaaaatgCTAGGTTGAACCTATAAGATAAAAAATCCTGATTGTTCTGAAACACCACAATAATACGAGGAAACGGGAAGTACCTTTTAGAAAGCTGATGCCAAAATTAGTGACTTTACTGCAAGAAATCTCAAGACTCTCCAAACACACCAACTCTGGAAGCAAATTGAATAAAATACATTGTTCTGTTAATCATTGAACCATGTGTTGACCAAGACAACAATGACTATACTTCCATATGTACACATCAAACTGACAATTATACAGTAGTTAAGCACAGTTGCAATGTGTTCTTTCTTAGAGAAATAAAAGTATTCACACACTTGAACTCATTAGCCTTCAGGAGCAAAGATTTTGATATGGCATCATAGCCTCTTTGAAATTGGCAACTagttcaaaaaagaaaacaagaccTTAAAGCTAAACATCATTTGCCATAATGCATTGGAGCAATGTCGTTGCTGGATGGAAATAAAATGAACCAGTACAATGCATCCCATTTTATCAGTATGAATAgacatcttttaattttattagaaagCAGCTATCAATTATATAACGTTTATAAACAATGTGTAATGGCAGAAACACGATGCACACTAACTGAAAATAGGAAGAATATGCTTAAAATTTTCAGCAACTGTAGTCAAAGGGAAGCAAGCTGAAACAAACCTGATAGAGGCTTCATATCAGAATCGGTTATGCAATTGCACCATTTAATATTGAGTGATTGCAACTTGGTTAAACCTgaaaattatcaacaaatcattggattggattggattgaatGTCTCGAGGAAatctatttctgttttccatccaTGCTACATTAACACAACCACCATAATAGAATTCCTTCATATTGTTATTCTCCTTCTACACAACTTGTGATTAACATGGACAATAGAGATTAGACTATTTTTAAGGGTGACATTATTTATTTCACATAAAGTTTCTGAGTGTAATGAGTATATCAATTCCTGCTTCTGGAGAAGATCAATATTTCCTTATCTCAAACAACATATTTATCTTAGATATTCAATGAACTCAACAAATTTAAAAGGTGGACAGTGGCTTAAAAATCGTTACACTACTTGGCTGATCCATAAATTACATTCCACATCGTTGATGTAATTTTTGTCAATTAAATAATAAGCAAACGATTGTTGTCGAAAACGACACAGCATCATGAAGGTACATTAGCACCTGTAGAAATTAATTAAGTTTAACAGCTAGAATAGAAAATTCATACATCCATTGAACACTAATAAAACAGGGGGTACTTGAAGAGAACCAAAGAAGCATGATCAGTAATGTTCTACTTTTTACACAAATATTGGATTGATAACCAACCTTGAATGTGAACCAGGCCTCCATGAATCCCAGGACATCTCTCCAAGTCCAACTTGACTAAATTAACAAGACCAGACAAGATACTCATTCCTTGAGCAGATATTGAATCATTTCTTCTGAGGCTCAAACTTGTCAAGTTTGACAGACCTGATATATAGTATAACAGTCGTCATAAATCTTCAGTTAGTGGCTGATGAataagcacttaaatatttgataAAGACCAACAACCAAGTTCAAATATAGGAAATATGTGAATAACTGCCAATTATTGTGATTCCATAACAAAGACTCCATGAAGGAAAAGGAAGAATACCACTGATGCACTCCAGTCCATGATCCGAGATTTGATCACAGTAATTTAGATTTAAGGAAAGGAGATTTTCACAATATTTTAGgtaactcagcccaaaatcagtGACCTCAGACCCAGAAAGATCCACGGAAAGTAATGATGAACCCTGTGATGAGATGACATCCATCCAAGAATCATTAACACCGGCATATTCTCCCAAGTCAAGGTCCTGTAAAAAAAGCAGCATGATAACATTTTAGATCATAAGCGCACAAATATCTAGAAATCCAGAGGCAGaattaattaaaagtatataCCTGAAGCGCACAATCTCGAAAAGCTTCAAGGGAAACGCTGGTTAGGCGTTGGGAACAAaccaatttattaaaaatttgctGACTTATATCCCGAGGCAGCATAGAAAATGTATTATATCTATCAATATCCTGTTGAAAtaaaattgctgttgattagatcAAAATTTAGTCTATCGATGAAGGATACATTTTCTTGAACAATACCTCATTTATTTTCTTGATGCACAACTCCAACAGCGATGGACAATCCCCTTTCCGTAAATGGAAATCTACTGATGGATAAGCGAACGAGGATGTCCACCATTTCAAACTCCCACTTTTGCAAAATCTTCGTGAAAGTCCTCTACATGGACTATCTTCGTAATCCCGCTCGGGCTTCCTAGAACACGCTCCCCCCATATCCAGGAAATATCTTGTAATCAATATTTGTCACAGAAATTGCACCAGAACACTAGTATATTCCAATCAATAACAAAAAATGAACGTATGCAATCAACGTCACCCTGTATAAAAGACACAGAGAGCGAAAGAGCACAGATGAATAGGTTTTCAGTATACTTGATCATTCACACTGAAGCCATTAACAGCTTGAAAATTACAGCAACCGCATCATAATCAACATTTAACATCTTTCTCTTAAACTAATATTAACAATAAGTTAATAACAGCGCAATACATTTGTTTTTTTCAACCGCACGATGCTCCATATTCCAGAGATTCTCTTCGAACGGTTCCATTCCCGTGAAAATACAGAATCTTAGGACACTAACGCTATAAATTACAGTAATATAAAgaagcaaaattttaaaataatactaaCAATAATAACAGCGCGACTTTGTTTCCAATCGCAAGAGGCTCCGAGTTCCATCAACGATGAGCATGAATATtcagagaaaaataaataaatgatcacAGCTGAATAATAACTAGCTAGATATGGTGATCTACGAAGTAAGAAGCGATGATCAAACAGCAGAGTCTCCATACTCCACAGACCACAGATTCTCTTCGAAATTTCCAGATGATAACTAACGAAacgtaagaataaaaaaaaaaacacaaattaaaagaagtTTCTGGAAGCTGcgatgaaaattttgaaaaaaaaatgaaagaaggaAGCAGAATTTGGAGCGAAAACAAACGGAGCAGAGAATACGAAATGGTGAAAAAGCTAAGTAACAGTTTCACCTTGACATGATCGGCGATAAGCTCAAAACGACATCGTTTGAAGGCGCACAGATCCTCTATCCTGTtttgagagaaagaagaagaaactgAGAAATTTTGGAGTGAGTGTAAAGGAAAGGGAgtttaaaaaaatggaaaaagaaagaagtgAGTGAGTGTTTCTCTGTGTGTGTTGGGTGGGTGAGAGAGGTGAGGGTGGGTGGGGAAGAGAGAAGTGCTACGTGGCTGGATACCGAAGCTGGATCCGAAGCAATGTAAGAAGGGCACGTGGCGAGTACGATGGGTTGGGAGAGCGAGGTGGATAAGAAAGGAGGGAAAAGAATAATAAAGAGAGAGCgagagagggatttggttgttgACTTTATCCGTTTGGAGAAGGCTGAGTGGGACCCGTTAGAGGGATGGCTTGTGAGCTTTGTGCACGCAATGACGCCACTCTTTTTGCGCCCCTGTTTCTTGCCTCTTTTTATTCTATACTGCTAGTGGTACTGTGAAGATTAATTAGGCAATTCTTAAGAtagagaataaattatttttttatatattattgtatatacGTATTTAATATgtagattaaaattttatataatttattgtatttaaataaatttattatacaaTAATATTTGAGAAAAATTATAGCTAAAATTAGACTAATGACTATTAATTATTGCATCATATTTATTCATATTTCTACGAATGAATAcgtagaaaataaattttttcaattttttttaataattaagagaATAAAAGTGATTTCTTACCATTAAAGTGATTTCTCACAATTACgtagaaaaattatattttatattttcaattttttttaacaattaaaaagatCCATTTTTAAATAcgtattattcattttttttattgtacgATATTTTAAAAGCGGAAGTAATGGACTAATAGGTACTATTATTTACTACTCGTATttggaataataataaattaataatgccacttgtatatattatgttatattttttataagaaaataattataGAAATGCATGGATTATTCTCACCTTTTTTTGGTACAAATTATTCTCCACTTAGTTGGTCAGAATGGTTTGGTACTTGTTGCTTCTACTACTCAATTGCTTGTGACTTTGCACTATATATTAGTAATTGATCAGAAAATTGTACCATGCATCATGAATATTTAATCTAATTGCACTCACTAAAAACCACATTATTACTTATATCAAGATGAAAAAGTAAGACTACTTCGAGCGCTGTTTAAAAGTTCAGATGAGATTTTACCGGTACTTGAACAAATATCTAGGGTTTTTTTAACTCCTTTTTGGTGCTAATATATATTACTACTCCCCTTGTTCAAAATAAATTACCAAAATAATAACTCGAGTCTAcacatacataaaataataaaaaatgttaaaagattatcataatttattatttattattatttttaatcatcaactcaatttttttaatttaataatctaataatatgctttaacctatatttttaaacattgataattaattaacaataaaaaataataaattctgataatctGTTATGGGTTCTCTAAAATGAATTTCGTCCACACATGACATTTCTTCTTTTCGTAACAGAAACATGCCAAACGTCAATTCTGTTTCTATCTTTTTGGTAAAGAATTTAACATAAGTAAAAAAAGTTATATACACATTCTCACCAAAATTGTGAATTGCAAGTGCCAAATATGACCGCATAAATTAAAGAACATATTCTAACAAAGTCACTCTTCTCTGAGTAGATGACTTATCACACTTGACATCGGTATCTATGCCTATAAGAAGCTCAGAAAGATCCATAAATTATCGGATTTAAGGGGTTAACTTGCAATGTCTGAACTAATGAGAAAATCAATGGTTTCAACTTTCATGTGACATGGGTAGTTATGCATATAATTTTGCTTATTAAATATGAAACCACTAATTTTCTCATCAATGGTTCAGATGTATTTTACTTGTATTTTAGAATATCAGGATTGTGAATTATTAGATACATGTGAGTAAAGGTCATGAAAATATCAGATTTTGACCCCTGAATGGACGGCAACCACTCCCCCTACTAGATTCTCATACTCTACTTTCTGGAACCCTGCATCAGCAATCATTGATGCAAATTTCTCCTGCAAATTCAACATAGAATAGGATAATTAGGATAATCCCCATAAGCAAAATTTCTAGACATGAATATATCAGATTATCAGAGCAATTTCTGCACAATGCTTAGTATGATAATACATAAACATGCAAGCATAAGCAAATATTCAAAAATTGAAGATAAAGCTCCATGGTAGAAAAACAGATGATAATGCTGAGTTAAATAACTGGGAACGCAGCTTGCTAAAATTAAATCATATGTAACAAAGAAATGTGGAATATCATCCCATTGGTCTACAACCCATCTTCCTACTCAAAACCTGGTTCCCATCTTTTCCGAACACAAAATACAGGCTAACTGTATACTAAATCCAGCCATATTGAGAAGAATTAAGAGATCCATTAGCAAGTGCAAGtgataaataaataagaacatcaACAGCTACCAATATATGAAAGAATGAAAACCTGTGTAGGGAAACGCCGGATACTCTCAACTAAGTACTGATAAGATTCACGGTCACCAGCAACCATCTCTCCCATAGATGGAATAACGGAGAAAGAATATAAATCATACCTGCAAGAAGATGAATAGCAGAACATTGAAGATTTAATTTGCAAGGAAGGCATGCAAGGATTGTAAGTTTTCAGCTGGCTCATTATTTTCGTTTCTTTTCTTCCATCTTTCTTGGAAGACATCTCACCCACTCTGTAAATATACGTTATCTAGTTTCCTTCTACTTTCAAATACACTAGTTTCTTACCTAAAATTTGAAGTCTATAAGCAAGAGGAAATTATACAGTTCTATGTAAATATGGAATATGTATTCCATAGAGTGTACGCGATGATTACATTCATTACTGAATAATTTTGTTCAACTTTATTTCTCAAATTTAGCATGCATTATATCAAATATCTACTCTATCACCTTTTTCGGAAGGAAACAACCAGTATGCAGCATTCTTGCAAAACAGAGCAAATGATACTTACAATTCTTTAAATACAGGAATTCCCACATGGCTAAGTTCAAGGCAAAGGAACCTGCCTCCACGCTTCAGTACCCTGTCAAAAATGATAAACCCAGAAAGTGATAAACCATACATTTCCATCAGTAGCCATCAGCTGCTATGGCACACAAGTTACAACATCTTTAAAAAATGCAAGCCTACCTATGAGCTTCACTGAGAACTTTCTCTATGTGTGTGACATTCCGTATCCCAAATGCTATAGTGTAACCATCCATTGAATCATTTTGGAATCCCAAGCTTTCAGCATTTCCCTCCACCCATACAAGGGAACCGTCTTCAGCAAAACCTATTATTGTTAGCAGAAATTCACTTCACATAAATACAAGTATGCAGAACCAAAGTCCTT includes:
- the LOC112709776 gene encoding uncharacterized protein isoform X7 codes for the protein MGGACSRKPERDYEDSPCRGLSRRFCKSGSLKWWTSSFAYPSVDFHLRKGDCPSLLELCIKKINEDIDRYNTFSMLPRDISQQIFNKLVCSQRLTSVSLEAFRDCALQDLDLGEYAGVNDSWMDVISSQGSSLLSVDLSGSEVTDFGLSYLKYCENLLSLNLNYCDQISDHGLECISGLSNLTSLSLRRNDSISAQGMSILSGLVNLVKLDLERCPGIHGGLVHIQGLTKLQSLNIKWCNCITDSDMKPLSELVCLESLEISCSKVTNFGISFLKGLQKLSLLNLEGCLVTAACLDSLADLPLLSNLNLNRCNITDDGCEKFSRLENLKVLNLGFNDITDACLAHLKAVLTKLESLNLDSCRIGDEGLINLAGHRQLKCLVLSDTEVGDTGLHHLSGLSGLEKINLSFTVVSDSGLRKLCGLTSLKSLNLDAHQITDAGLAALTSLTGLTDLDLFGARITDYGTNY